In Lasioglossum baleicum chromosome 1, iyLasBale1, whole genome shotgun sequence, the genomic window TTATTCCGAGAATGGCGACAATATGAAGTTTGTTTTCCCCTAGCTCGAAGTTAATCCGGAATACCATCCAAAAATAATTGGACGTAAGGGAGCCGTGATTAATAAAATACGTAGTGATCACGATGTTCAGATCAATTTTCCGCGTAAAGGCGACCCTGAAGAACATATCATTACAATCACAGGTTACGAAAAGAATGCGTACAGTGCTCGAGATGATATTATGAAAATCGTTAACGAATTGGTGAGTTGAATCGTTTCTGTTCAACTTTATAAACTATCATCGGCGATGAAATCCTAAATTTTCTTGTCTTCTCACTCGTTTAGAATGGCTTGACGAAGGAAGAGGTGGATATAGATTATCGTGTACATTCGCGTTTAATTGGTACAAAAGGTAGAAACATTCGTAAGATAATGGACGAGTTTACAGTTGACATTAAATTCCCCCGTAAAACCGATCCCGATAAGAATCTTGTAACTATCGTGGGTACAGAAGACAACGTAGCCGACGCAAAGGATCGTTTATTGAATTTAACAGAAGAATACGTGAGTACATAATAAGAATagacagtgccgtaacgagggcgtagcgaaagaggcgcccgccacgGGCGCAACTGGGTTTAGGGCGCAAAACAAACAATACCGACTCGGTTGAGGGTTACTTGgacgcttttcaaatcttgTAACAAAATTACGAGctctcattacaaaacacgtatccaaatctagacatagaattaaggattttcataacaatgcctgtaacaacagcttcctgcaaacgttcgtttagcaaattaaaaattgtaaaatcgtaccctcgttcttctattggacaagagcgattaacaaacttgcctataatatcaattgaaaaagatgttgccataacattaaattatgacgatataatagatgtgtttgcagatgaaaaaacgagaaaaattactttataaaatatgctgaacagttttatgtttttattatattattttaacacatacctatgttttgtatttctttttcttttattttgtcgtcattgaatatgaataaaaatttgttcttatttaggttatagattatttattcatacaaataccttgacaaatacatgattgtatatacaggcaactcattttgatgaggttaatagtatttaatatattgcatttagtaaaatttaacttgttacattaaaatttttaatttttttgtcattattgggttacggggaggcgcaagttagacacttgccacaggcgcttcaaACCCTTGTTACGGCTCTGAGAATAGATAATAAGCTTTGGCATTATTCGATGAGAGAACCAGGGATTACAATGAAATACGAAACAATGTTTAATTTCTTACAGATACAGGATGTTTTAGAAACACAAATATCACCGAAAACACCAGATTCCTTCCGTGTTTGGAGCGAATCAGGATTTAGGGTGGCTAAACGTAATTCCGAAGGTGGTTCGACTGGTTTCTTCGTGAAAGGCGGTCCTTGGGAGCAACAACCGCAAAGCGCCCCGAATACTGCCAGCGTGGAGGAATTTCCTCAGTTTGCTGGATACTCGCATGTACCTATGACAAACCCCGACGGTCCTTGGGGTGTTAAACGTTAAACAAAATTCAATCgaatagaaaagaaaaacgaaaaaaaatcgaCAAACGCATGTAAGGTAACAAAGCATAATAACTTTCCTCTGACAAACAATATGAAAGGGTAAACGCATTAGTGCTAGGTGGTTCCCTGTTTCATTACTGATGTTGCTGCATACGACCTGGCCACTCTATTGGACTCTGACACTGGTTTACTACAAAATGTTTGACGACGGTGTTTATATTTACAGTTCATATACCAATATCCGATGTATCTGTAACTGTAACGCATAATATTTTAAGTTCGTTGCCATGTAGGAAAACATGTACACGTGCGCTCACACAACGCTCATACACAGAACATGCAGGGATAATACAGTCAGATGCAAGATGGCGGCCAATTGTATTCATATAACGAGAACATctaatttcacaattttatttctgctgATATGCCTTTCAGGTACAGATATGTTGTACTTAAGACTGTGGCTTCGTAGGAACCAATTATTTTCTCTTTGTGTATTATACACAGGATGGTCAGTAAATTGTGGTACGCTTGAGAAGGAGTTTCTACGTGTAAAAAAAAGACAGGAAGAACATGCATGCAcacacaacacacacacacacgacgaaaatttagaataaaatttttttcatacgACCTTTCAAAAAGTGAAACTTCGAACAAAAAGAATTGTATTGTgatttttcgttcttcttccCGAGTAGATGCAACTCTTTTTCTTGATCGTACTACGATCTACCAAGCAACCTGTATATACTTCTCAGATTGTCTCCATCTGTGTAGATTGCGCGACTAGACGCTTCTCCGCGTTTAACCGGGCATAATGttttttttgttaatttatttatattttttttgtacataaattgcattttctttcgttttttGTTGCGTTGGACTTCAGTGGAATCGATTTCGTATATAACCACGTCATTATATTAGAATTCTGTACACAGAACCGTGTGTGAAACGTGAAGCTTTAAGGTCTTTCTAAGGAAAACGTTCCTAGAtatactacatatacatatatatgtgatTTCCTGCTTTTGTAAGTATctagtataaataaaataaggtCGATTCGTACACCAAAAACCATCGGTGACGCTATCAAGCGAACCAAATTGCCAACAAAGCGTTAAGCGATTATTGTATAGTATCAAACAATGGAATTTAAGAATAGAAGAATGTTTTTTAGTCACGAtgaaataaatatgtttttggGGAACATAATCTTTAGAAGGCCTTGATATTTTTCTACTGCTTTTAACGCAGTGATCGAAGGACGAGACACAGCATCATTGGCATCATTTATGACGGAATCATGAATGTTCGTAATTTAAAGGCTACTCTTAAtttattctattctattttACTATTTGCTGTATAATGCGCAATGTTTGCATTCTACTATTTATGAGGCCAACTAGCTAAGAAAAAGATATTCGGTTCAAGTGCCTTGTCTATTTTCTTCGGGACAGCTCATTTCAATTGTTGGAGGAATGTGAATATTagattatatgtataaacatACACGTATATAAATattgataataattatattattatacacatatacctgtatatatatacatatgtacgcatggtatgtatatatatacgcgtATGTATATAAgtagtatatatatacaatatatactaCCAATACTACCTATATACACTTGCCAACAAAAGTTAAGAAACAAAGCAATCACTTCGAAATTGTGTAATATATGTTTTGTTTTTTTCCATTTGTgtatgttattaaataaaacaaaatacaagagatatgtaatttttagtataaacatTTTTAGGTGTATAGTCTACGTCTATATTATTATAGTTTCGTATATACAATGTCATTTAAGACAAGTCACTTGAATAACTCTCACAATTCCACGGAAGCGTTATGCGATGGAAAGGATTTTTTCTCAGGTGGACATATTTAGGAGATTCAAAACCCACTTTTATTCTTTTATGAAGAGAAATACATAGGTCAGCTACCTGGAATCATTTTGAATGATCACGGTTGTTGAAATTTCCTTGAGAAGAATTATAATTGTAGACATTGAAAAATTCATAGTCCATCTAGAAACAgattttaacaaaatgtttctTCCAAACATTTCTTTCACCTTTCAAAATTGTAGGAGTTATTGAATTGACGATTTAAGTGACTCATCCTGAGTAAACACAAGATACAAGTGTGACAAAAATCATAGGATACACACTTGTAcacattttattaataagaattTAATGCAGAAGTGTGAATTTTCGTTTACAGTCTTAATAAGATATTAGAGAGCCTAGATTGTACTATTGTTTCATATCTAAGACAGCGTTGATCCGCGATTAACATAATGCAAAATCCTATCAGTAAACTGTGGATTTTTTATGcaatttgtaatatttacaGGAAAATTTCAAGAATGTGGGgataaatagaatcttattttcagtggtagtagactatatagatctgaaataaataaaaatcgtattaaattctgtggaattttttttatattctaacattttttgaacatttttagaagccatagatgcataaagatccgcagtctacctatCAGTATTTGGGACCATATTTTGTAGTTTGTTGCATTCATTCGTCTTTATTACTAtacatttgaattttttaattatcgcGCAACATATAGTTACATATTTTTCCTATTGGGTTTAAATCTGACTACTTGATACCATTAATGATATTTTTTGTTAAAAAGTTTTTACTAGCTCTGAAGTATATTTTGGATCATTATCATGTCTAAATAATTAACACACGTTTGCATATAACTTTGCAAAGTTCAtctttctttttcgtttttGTGAAAGAAAGATTATTTTTGTTCTTAGCATTAATTTCTTCAGGTTTTAATCCTTTTTTGAAAGTTCACAGTTCACTCCTTTTCATCTTTTAACTGGAACTGGTTTTCTATGTTGAATGTTTTAATTATAAGTTGATTTCTCGAATCCATTAAGCAATGCCTGTCACTTTTGTAACAACTAAATCATAGTTTGATGTTGTATGTAAAACTGTTCTTGCGTACACACGAAACGAGTACAACTAAAAACAGCGATCAATCGGGAAACAATGCTTTTGAATTCTCTTCTGTGTTCTATTATTGCGTTCCCGTTAATGATTGCGGAATGttattacaatataatatacttgaattaattttaatacttcttaatgtatgaaatcatatttttctcGTAGTGTAagtaatagaaatttatttacgaCATATTTGATGATAGACGATTTACATTTACAATATATAATTATGCGAAATTCGTTTCTTCACTTTTGTTGGCAagtgtatatatacataatcaATATAATAGGTATTGTACTATAAGgtacaataatatatatatataatactatcacagaaatgaaaaataataggTCATGTATACAGAAATTCACTTATATTTTTTAGATTTacagtaatttttataaaacttcttGGTACGACGACCTACATGTCATCTTTCCAAAGCATGGTTTATATACAAAAATGCCAGAATTAGCAGTCTTTAAATACTTTTAGTTTTGGCTAAGAATTTGATAGATGCTGTGCATGAATGTACCTtttctaataaattataaatacgaaatattgtaattataaaataatattctctGTACACATAATGTCATAATACATGAAATCTATTGtaacaatatatatacataattaatCTATTGTTAAAATTGTGTTTTCCTTTTTGTAGTACCTTAACgactagacagtggatctttatgcaaaagaaaaattgtctacctaatttgcaacaaactggaacgaAATAGAATATGTTCTTTCTTAAAATTATGTTTACTTCTTGTATGTAATGTTTttactagggctgttactttcttCGATGGTCGTTTTGAGGCTTCGAAGCtccgatttcagaaactttgaAGGTGATGAGAATCAAAGTTTCAAAGCTTCGAATTTCGAACCTCCGAACCTCGAATCGTAGTAAACTATTAGAAGATTAAAAGATCTATCTATTTTGTTTTATCTTGTGTGCCTTCGTTTTCATGAAATCTTGTTTACAATTTATGATTCGaatcttcggaaaagtaacagctctagttttactgttttcaattacgcatactcatttttgttataaatgcataaaatccactgtctattaATGACAGATACTTCAGaagtgttaataatttcctttgtaCGCTGATTCATCGCGTGCCATTTGTAATGTTCGTAATTGTTTTATAAATCCCTCGTTTGGTTTGATGCGATCCCTAACTTTTTTCACTTTGCAGTAAGCATCGTCAAAGAATAATCCCTCGGATACCATCAAGTAAGAAATAACAATAGTCGGCGAACGAGATACACCAGCGTTGCAGTGTacaagaatattttcattccggTTCTCATCTATAATTTTTCTGCACTTTCCTATCGATGCAGTGACATCAGTTTCGGGTAAATCTAGTAAGTcgcaataataatatttgatacCGTCAAATTTAATTGGCGCGTCAATACCAACGCTTAGAACACTATGAATATTATGTGTTTGTAAAATATCTATATTTACAATAGGGTCTTGCGAGCTTAGAAACAATCCTGGTATTATCTGTGCAACTTGTAAATCGGGTTTATTATCTACAACGAATGGTATTCCAGCCGATAATTCCTTCCTTTCTCCATCAACTTCTTCGTATCTCTGCCCGAGCGTATTCGTTACAACAGTTTTACACGGTTTCAAGTTTGACTTTTTAATGGATAGCAAAGTTTTTAGATCCATTGCTAACGAGTTACATTTGGGTAGAACAAAACAATATCTTCTTAATATCGATTAAATCTGTATTAAGCGTTTTCTACATTTAGCGGTTCAGTTatattcatttcaaaatttactggcttatatttgataaaaaattgatttatctCTTCTTGAGAATATTCCACGTCTACCAAGTGTAAGCCAACTGGTGGTACTACAAGCAGCGATTGATTCCAATTATGATGGCCAGGAACTTGTAGCATACAAATTATATCCTTTTCTGTGATATCTCCAGCACCTAAGTATAATAAAGTAGTAACTATGCGTCTGACCTGAAAAATTTGTGAGAAAGTTACATTGAGATAGAAATAATTTTATCGTTCGTAATATTTGGTATTTATGGCTTACACTTCAATATTCGAATGATCAATAAAAAGGagcaataaaaaattaataaaatcaatgTCTTTTCATTATTACATACCTGATTATATAAGAAAGACCTTGAATTACATTCGATATGCCAAAAGTCAAAATGCTCCGACAAAGGATCCAAAGGCATAAGTGGTGAACTTTTTTCTacagttaatttatttaaagtttttaCATAAACGCGTTCATAGTCTGCTTGTGATCTTGCACAGAACGTTAGGTAATTCTTTTTTCCTTCGAAAAGCTTTGTCCCACGTTTTACTCGTTCTATATCAAAATCTGGTGACCTAAGAACACGTACATaacaaatatacagggtggtccatataAATGCAGTCGCCTAAATATCACCCCTAtttgtgatgactagactgtggatgtttatgcaatttccaatttttatagacaaatttgaagaaagtgcaacgaaataatattctatttttaataaGAACACTCTTCGTGTAGATcctaaacaaataaaaatagtactgaattctatcgaattttatattatagcatttttgaaaatttccataaGATCCATAATCTAGTGATGACATAACAACTAgccataatttgcattatttggcagcatgtagtcgtcgcagctttatgaaaatagctacatgcgcagctttatgcttccgaataattgcaaattaattaaacatatttGAGATACAAATGGCAATAGTACCTAAAACAGAAAGTATGTGTTTTCTCTGCTATTGGCACTTGCTGTAGTTTTTCCGAAGTATCCGGCTGCTTAGGTATCATGAACCTATAGATGTATTTCCTTAACTTTGCAAGTCTTCTGGCATGGAAGTCCTTTGTTACAGGAATACATTCTAAGAGTCTTAAAAATAATgcattagtttatgaaacatctataaagattaaaaaatattgagtAACAAGTTCCTTACTTGATATCATGATGACAT contains:
- the LOC143212969 gene encoding dual specificity protein phosphatase 19, which encodes MDLKTLLSIKKSNLKPCKTVVTNTLGQRYEEVDGERKELSAGIPFVVDNKPDLQVAQIIPGLFLSSQDPIVNIDILQTHNIHSVLSVGIDAPIKFDGIKYYYCDLLDLPETDVTASIGKCRKIIDENRNENILVHCNAGVSRSPTIVISYLMVSEGLFFDDAYCKVKKVRDRIKPNEGFIKQLRTLQMARDESAYKGNY
- the LOC143212961 gene encoding tRNA pseudouridine synthase-like 1 yields the protein MQRYFIKFSYIGTHYRGLQKNGIISDYVIHDVDTVQGALECAFSTLIPKYKVYPRITTSSRTDVGVHAFCNAAHIDLHNKYDCLHNPSFVLHQVNRYLMKCHHDIKLLECIPVTKDFHARRLAKLRKYIYRFMIPKQPDTSEKLQQVPIAEKTHTFCFRSPDFDIERVKRGTKLFEGKKNYLTFCARSQADYERVYVKTLNKLTVEKSSPLMPLDPLSEHFDFWHIECNSRSFLYNQVRRIVTTLLYLGAGDITEKDIICMLQVPGHHNWNQSLLVVPPVGLHLVDVEYSQEEINQFFIKYKPVNFEMNITEPLNVENA